A part of Streptomyces sp. NBC_00557 genomic DNA contains:
- a CDS encoding helix-turn-helix domain-containing protein, whose amino-acid sequence MSIGNSPEDERPFPDESQEARVSVGRALQQARIAAGLTVDDVSSATRVRIAVIHAIEADDFAPCGGDVYARGHIRTLAKAVHLDPAPLIAQYDAEHGGRPAPTPAAPLFEAERIRPERRGPNWTAAMVAAIVVVIGFVGFTAVKGGGSGSDAKSQVAQGGTSAASKSPSPRPRKSKPATPSPAPSDSAIAAAPQDKVTVQVSAPNGRSWISAKDHNGRMLFDGLLNKGDSKTFQDSSKINLILGDAGAIELYVNGKKIDDKFQPGQVERLTYTKGDPVAG is encoded by the coding sequence GTGTCCATCGGCAACTCCCCTGAAGACGAGCGTCCGTTCCCAGACGAGTCCCAGGAAGCCCGCGTCTCCGTGGGCCGTGCCCTGCAGCAGGCGCGGATCGCGGCCGGGCTCACCGTGGACGATGTCAGCAGCGCCACTCGTGTCCGTATCGCCGTCATCCACGCCATCGAGGCGGACGACTTCGCCCCGTGCGGCGGCGATGTGTACGCCCGCGGGCACATCCGCACGCTGGCCAAGGCCGTCCACCTCGATCCCGCACCGCTGATCGCCCAGTACGACGCCGAGCACGGCGGCCGGCCCGCGCCCACGCCGGCGGCGCCCCTGTTCGAGGCCGAGCGGATCCGGCCGGAGCGGCGGGGGCCGAACTGGACCGCCGCCATGGTCGCCGCGATCGTCGTGGTGATCGGCTTCGTCGGCTTCACCGCCGTCAAGGGCGGCGGCTCCGGCAGTGATGCCAAGTCGCAGGTCGCCCAGGGCGGCACGTCCGCCGCGAGCAAGTCGCCCTCGCCGCGGCCGAGGAAGTCCAAGCCCGCCACCCCGAGCCCCGCACCCTCCGACAGCGCCATCGCCGCCGCGCCCCAGGACAAGGTGACCGTCCAGGTCAGCGCGCCGAACGGACGCAGCTGGATCTCCGCCAAGGACCACAACGGCCGGATGCTCTTCGACGGGCTGCTGAACAAGGGCGACTCCAAGACCTTCCAGGACAGCTCCAAGATCAACCTGATCCTGGGCGACGCCGGGGCGATCGAGCTGTACGTCAACGGCAAGAAGATCGACGACAAGTTCCAGCCGGGCCAGGTCGAGCGCCTCACCTACACCAAGGGCGACCCGGTGGCGGGCTGA